One Branchiostoma floridae strain S238N-H82 unplaced genomic scaffold, Bfl_VNyyK Sc7u5tJ_1560, whole genome shotgun sequence genomic region harbors:
- the LOC118408239 gene encoding zinc finger protein 239-like, with protein MNERDSEVAMDDQPTVHPGDDASNSEKLDTGGQQNKEEDILCEETCGVTSDHPPAPGQTEKTDELTVKRTVDKLYACTECGFSTTSKSGMLRHAKKYTDKKSNSCDQFDCSAGFKDDLDGHMAKSTSEKPYMCGNCDYRTADRSHLSRHMSRHTGEKPYKCDQCDFSAAQKGNLDRHMATHTGDKPFMCGECGYRTACRSNLSQHITTHSGDKPFMCGECGYRTTTKSHLSRHMRTHTGLKPYKCDQCQYSAAFKGNVD; from the coding sequence ATGAATGAGAGGGACAGTGAGGTTGCTATGGACGACCAGCCAACTGTACACCCTGGCGACGACGCAAGCAACAGCGAGAAATTAGATACGGGAGGGCAGCAGAACAAGGAAGAGGACATTCTATGCGAGGAAACGTGCGGAGTAACATCTGACCATCCTCCCGCACCGGGTCAAACAGAGAAGACGGACGAGCTTACGGTGAAACGTACCGTTGATAAACTCTACGCGTGTACGGAATGTGGCTTCAGTACAACCTCAAAATCTGGCATGTTACGACACGCAAAAAAATATACTGATAAGAAATCTAATAGCTGTGACCAGTTCGACTGTTCTGCTGGATTTAAAGACGATTTAGATGGACACATGGCTAAAAGTACCagcgaaaaaccctacatgtgtgggaattGTGACTACAGGACAGCTGACAGGTCTCACCTATCCCGGCACATGAGtagacatacaggtgagaaaccttataaatgtgaccagtgcgacttttctgctgcacagaaaggaaaTTTAGACCGTCACATGGCTACACATACTGGagacaaacccttcatgtgtggagaatgTGGATACAGAACTGCTTGCAGGTCTAACTTATCTCAACATATTACAACACATAGTGGCGACAAACctttcatgtgtggagagtgcggatacaggactaCTACCAAGTCTCACTtgtccagacatatgagaacacatacaggtttgaaaccttataaatgtgaccagtgccaATATTCTGCTGCATTTAAAGGCAATGTGGACTGA
- the LOC118408222 gene encoding gastrula zinc finger protein XlCGF57.1-like encodes MAERSSEVAMDNQPTERAGDETNSSGELDTGRHQNKHEDIPCEETSGVQSDHPPAQGLTDQTDRHAVKRAVDKRLECGECGYRTAKKDHLIQHIRKHTGEKPYKCDSCNFSTAQKGNLNRHMAKHTGEKPYMCGETGCQATDKSHPLKHVIQQPGLKRYKCDQCEYSAALKGTLDRHKAKHTGEKPYMCGECGYRTANRSYLTVHMRSHTGVKPYKCDQCDYSAARKSQLDRHVAKHTGEKPFMCEECGYRTADRSHLFQHMRKHTGEKPFKCDQCDYSTPKKSALDRHMVNHTGEKPYMCGECGFRTADRSYLSEHMRRHTGVKPYRCDQCDYSTEGKSNLNRHMAKHTGEKPYMCGECGYRAAYKHHLSRHMTTHTGVKSATNVTSATSLPDGKAI; translated from the coding sequence aTGGCCGAGAGAAGCAGTGAGGTTGCAATGGACAACCAACCAACTGAACGCGCAGGAGACGAGACAAACAGCAGCGGGGAATTAGACACAGGAAGGCATCAAAACAAGCATGAGGACATTCCATGCGAGGAAACAAGCGGAGTACAATCTGACCATCCTCCCGCACAGGGTCTAACAGACCAGACGGACAGACATGCGGTGAAACGTGCTGTGGACAAACGATTAGAATGCGGGGAATGTGGCTACAGGACAGCCAAGAAGGATCACCTAATACAACATATAAGAAAACATACTGGCGAGAAACCATATAAATGTGACAGTTGCAACTTTTCTACTGCACAGAAGGGCAACTTAAACCGACATATGGCCAAACACACTGgcgaaaagccctacatgtgtggtgagacCGGATGCCAGGCGACTGACAAGTCTCACCCATTGAAACATGTGATTCAACAGCCAGGTTTGAAACGTTATAAATGTGATCAGTGCGAATATTCTGCTGCATTGAAAGGCACTTTAGACAGACACaaggctaaacacaccggagaaaaaccctacatgtgtggggagtgcgggtacaggacggctaatAGGTCTTACTTGACCGTACACATGAGGTcgcatacaggtgtgaaaccttacaaatgtgaccagtgcgactattctgctgcaaggaAAAGCCAACTAGACCGACAtgtggctaaacacaccggagaaaaacccttcatgtgtgaagaatgcgggtacaggacggctgacaggtctcaCCTATTCCAACATATGCGAAAACACACAGGCgaaaaaccattcaagtgtgaccagtgcgactattctactCCAAAGAAAAGTGCTTTAGACCGACATATGGTTAACCACacgggtgaaaaaccctacatgtgtggtgagtgcgggttcaggacggctgacaggtcttacCTATCTGAGCACATGCGAAGACATACAGGTGtaaaaccctacagatgtgaccagtgtgattattctactGAAGGGAAGAGTAATCTAAACAGACACATGgccaaacacaccggagaaaaaccctacatgtgtggagagtgcgggtacagggcggCTTACAAGCATCacctatcccgacatatgacaacacatacaggtgtgaagtcggctacaaatgtgacaagtgcGACTAGTCTGCCGGACGGAAAAGCTATTTAA
- the LOC118408210 gene encoding zinc finger protein 615-like: MDQTSSETAMDDHPVVHPGDETSSSEALDTGRQQSEEGHIPCEETCGEESDHPPAQGGTEQTGRLAVKPTVDKPFACTECDYRATTRARLSIHTRRHTGEKPYKCDQCEYSAAHKRSLDIHLANHTGEKPYMCGQCGYSTNNRSRLSEHMRTHTGVKPYKCDHCDYSTAQKSNLDTHLVKHTGEKPYICKECGFMTADRSSLTRHMRRHTGEKPYKCDQCDYSAAQKFALDLHLTKHTKQTDAKPFICGKCGYRTNVVSSLTVHMRTHTGERPYKCDQCDFAAVAKSDLNRHMATHTDVKPFMCGECSYRTATKYQLSQHTRRHTGEKLYKCDQCDYSAVAKCRLDKHKAKHTGEKPFMCGECGYKTADRSCLTRHMKTHAVEKPYKCDQCSYSATGKSYLTKHMARHTGLKSLICEECGYKAPRRYCLTVHMRRHTGEKPYKCDQCDYSAAHQSNLRRHMVKHTSK, from the coding sequence ATGGACCAGACAAGCAGCGAGACTGCTATGGACGACCATCCAGTTGTACACCCTGGAGACGAGACAAGCAGCAGCGAGGCATTAGACACGGGAAGACAGCAGAGCGAGGAAGGGCACATTCCATGTGAGGAAACGTGCGGAGAAGAATCCGACCATCCTCCAGCACAAGGTGGAACAGAGCAGACGGGCAGGCTTGCGGTGAAACCTACTGTTGATAAACCTTTTGCGTGTACTGAATGTGACTATAGGGCAACCACAAGGGCTAGGCTATCCATACACACTCGGAGgcatactggagagaaaccctataaatgtgaccagtgcgaatattctgctgcacataagcGTTCTCTAGACATCCACCTCGCTAATCACACCGGAGAAAAGCCATATATGTGTGGACAGTGTGGATACTCGACTAATAACAGGTCCCGCTTatccgaacatatgagaacacatacaggtgtgaaaccttataaatgtgaccattgtgactattctaccgcacaaaaaagcaatttggACACACACTTGGtcaaacacaccggagaaaaaccatACATCTGCAAAGAGTGTGGGTTCatgacggctgacaggtcttccttaaccagacatatgagaagacatacaggcgagaaaccttacaagtgtgaccagtgcgactattctgctgcacagaaatttGCTTTGGACCTTCACCTTACTAAGCACACTAAGCAAACTGACGCCAAACCGTTCATTTGTGGaaagtgcggatacaggacgaaTGTCGTCTCTTCCTTAAccgtacacatgagaacacatacaggcgaaaggccctacaaatgtgaccaatgtgattTTGCCGCTGTAGCGAAAAGCGATTTAAACCGACACATGGCTACACACACCGATgtaaaacccttcatgtgtggagagtgcagTTACAGAACTGCTACCAAGTACCAACTATCTCAGCATACGAGAAggcatacaggtgagaaactcTACAAATGCGACCAATGTGATTATTCGGCTGTAGCGAAATGCAGACTGGACAAACACAAGGctaagcacaccggtgagaaacccttcatgtgtggtgagtgtgggtacaagacagCTGACAGGTCCTGCCTAACTCGACATATGAAAACACATGCAgtcgagaaaccctacaaatgtgaccaatgcAGCTATTCTGCTACAGGGAAAAGCTATTTGACCAAACACATGGCTAGACACACTGGTCTAAAATCCCTCATATGTGAGGAGTGTGGATACAAAGCTCCTCGTAGGTATTGtctaaccgtacatatgagaagacacacaggcgagaaaccttataaatgtgaccagtgcgattattctgctgcacatcaAAGTAATTTGCGCCGACACATGGTCAAACACACTTCTAAGTGA